GGGCGACCACCCACAGCTCGTCGTCCTCGTCGTCGTCGGCGGTGGCGACGTTCGCGCTGAAGAGATCGGCGTCGCCGAGCCCCAGGTCGATGTCGACACCGACGAGCGAGTCGGGATCGAGCGACACGAGACGGCTCTGCACGCGGTCCAGCACCGTCAGGACGAGTCGGTTGCGCGTCCAGGTCCACGTCTCGAGGACGGCGGTGTCGGTCGGGGCGAACGCCACCCGGAGGCCCGAGCCATCGCCTTCCGTGACGGTCTCGAGCGGGCCGATGAGGAGCGTTCCCGACGGATGCGTCGTGTCGCCGATCTGCCACGGGGTCGTCGTGCGGACCGTGACGAGCTCGCCGTGCACGTCGACGTTCGCGTCCTGCGGTACCGCGAGGAGGCGCGGCTCGCCGCCGTCCCAGACCCACGACTCGGAGTGGAAGAAGTCGTGCGCGATGACGACCATCGGGGTCGCCGTGCCGCCGGTGTGGTCGACATGCGTGAACACGCCGACGTCCGACGCGACACCCGTCACGATGGGCGGCGCGTCCTCGAGGGGTTCGCCCCGGCGCCATGCGCGGGCGCTGATCGGGTAGCCCGAGTCGGTCACGCCGCCGCCGTGCAGGGGGGTGGCGACGAGCAGGGTGTCGCGGTCGACCCACGCGATCATGGTCTTCTCGGCGTCGAGGGTGAACGGGGTGTCGTCGACGAAGCGGCGCGCGTCGAGGTCGAACTCGCGCACCACGGCGGCGTCGCCACCGTCGGGGCTCAGTCGCACGAGCGCGCGGCCGGTGCCGGCGGGACCGTGGGCTGCGCCCGCGAACGCCCAGGCCGTGCCCTCTTCGCGGCCGAGGGCGTCGATGTCGAGCAGGACCTCCCACGTCGGGGTGCCCGCCGCGAAGGAGGCGCGCGAGGTGCGACGCCAGAGGCCGCGGGGGTTCTCGGCATCCCGCCACAGGTCGTACATCAGGTCGCCGTGGCGACTCGGGACGACGAGTCGGTCGGGGTCCTGCAGGATGCCGGTCAGCCGTGTCTCGAGCGCCGTCCGGGTATCGCCGGCGAACGCCGCCTCGGTCTCGGCTGTCCGCTCCGCGGCCCAGTCGCGGGCGGCGGAGCCGTCGATCTCCTCCAGCCAGAGGAACGGGTCAGCGGGCTCGGGGGCGATCTCGTGGGCGCTCATGTCGTCAGCCTACGGGCAGGTTCCGAAGGGTCGTTCGCCCTCCGCGAATCGTTGGCACTCGTGGGGGTCGAGTGCTAATCTGAAGCTACTTGAGCCGATAAGGCTCAACTTTGAACCACCACACCGAAGGAGAGAATCATGGCAACCTACGACCCGTTCCGTGACATCGACCGCCTCGCGTCGACCCTCTTCGACACGCGCCGCGGTCCGCGACGGATGCCGATGGATCTGTACCGCGACGGCGACCACTACGTCCTCAACGCCGACCTGCCGGGCATCGATCCGGGCTCGGTCGACATCGACGTGGACGGTCAGCTGCTCACCATCCGCGCGGAGCGCACGCTCGGCTCCGGCGAGGGGGTCAAGTGGATCACGCGCGAGCGCGAGACCGCGAGCTTCCTCCGCCAGCTGAACCTCGGCCAGGGCATCGACACCGAGTCGATCACCGCGACCTACAACAACGGCGTGCTGACCGTCACCATCCCGGTGAGCGAGAAGGCCAAGCCCCGCAAGGTCCAGGTGGTCGCCGACGGATCGTCCCCGACCATCACGGCCGGCGAGAGCGAGCACCCGCAGCCGATCGACCAGTGACCGGCACAGCGCTCCCGCTATAACGAGAATCGCCCCGCATCCCGTCTCGGATGCGGGGCGATTCTCGTGCGGTCAGACGCCGCGCAGGCGTGCAGTGAGCTGCTCGAGCTGCGCCAATTCTTCGTCGGTGAGCACCGACATCCGCTCGGCGATGGTGCGGCCGTGCACGGTCGCCACGCGGCGGAAGGCCGAGGCGCCCTTCTCGGTGGCGCGGAGGATGGCGCCGCGCCCGTCCTGCGGGTCGGGGCACTTCGACACGAGACCGCGCGCGACCATTCGATCGACCAGTCGCGAGACGCTGGGTTGGCTGATCAGCATGTTGGCGGTCACGTCGCGCAGTCGCGCGGTGTGCTCGGCGCAGCGGGTCACGGTGAGGAGGACGTCGTACTCGGCGCCCGAGAGGTCGTCGTCGTCGAAGTCCCGGGAGATCTCGGCCATCACCTCGTGCTGCGCGCGGAAGAGGCTCTCCCAGGCGGCGATGGCGAGGCGTCGGTCGGTCATGGCGTCCACTGTATCCCCGCGCATAGGGTCGATCGCGTGAACTCATCGCTCCGCAGACGTGCCCGGTTCATCGTCGTCGCGATCCTCGCGCTCGCCGGGGTCCTCGCGGCGCCCCAGGCGGCGTCGGCAGACGTCGAGGACTTCACCTTCGACAGCCTCGAGGTCGACTACACCCTGACCCGCGCCGAGGACGGCACAAGCCGGATGCGGGTGGTCGAGGAGTTCGTCGCGGTGTTCCCCGACAGCGATCAGAACCGCGGCATCCGTCGCGTCATCCCGGACGAGTACGACGGGCAGCCGCTGCGCCCGTCGTTCGAGTCCGCGGTCGATGCGGACGGCGAGCCGTGGGAAGTCGTGGAGACCGACGACGGCGAGGACGGGTTGGTCGTCACGGCCCGATCCGAGGATTACGTGCACGGCCGGCAGACGTTCGTCTTGACCTACACGCTCGACAACGTGACGCGCGAGTTCCCCGACACCGGGCTCGAGCTCTACTGGGACGTGAACGGCTTCGACTCGCAGCAGCCGTTCGGCGAGGTGACGGCGCGGTTGCACCTCGATGGGGCGGTGGCGGATGCCGCCGGCGACGTCGCCTGCTACGCCGGACGGTTCGGGAGCGACACCGCCTGCGACGCGATCGATCTCACCGAGACCTCGTCGGGGGCGACGGTGACCGCGCGACAGTCCGACGTGGGACCGAACGAGTCGCTCACCTTCGCGGTGGGCTTCGACGACGGCACTTTCGAACCGCTCGACACCTCGTACGTCGGTACCCCGCTCGGCTGGGCGCACGCCGCCGCAGGCGCCGGACTGCTCGGGACGATCGGGTGGGCGCTGTGGCTGCGTCGTCGGCACCTCGCCGACGGGCCGGGGCGCCCGACCGTCATCGCGGAGTTCGACCCGCCGACGGGTGTCGATGCGCTTCAGGCGGCGGTGCTGCTCGAGAAGACGGGCAAGGGCATCCCCGCCGAAGTGCTCGAGCAGGCCATCGTCGGGTCGATCCGCATCACCGAGGGCGAGAAGCCCCGATGGGGTTCGGCGAAGCTCGTCGCCGAGCTCGTCGATCCGTCGCGCGCAGACGACAACGGGAGAGTGCTGCTGACGGCCCTCTTCCCCGACGGGCAGCCGGGGGATCGGTTCGAGTTCGGCACCTCGGACACCCGGCTGTCGACGACGGCGCAGAAGATCCTGAAGGATGCTGTGACGGCACTGCGCGAACGCGGACTGCGCCGAGAGGTGCCCGCCTGGGTGCGAGTCGCCCCGCTTCTCGTCGTCGCCGCGCTGCTGGCTGCGCTCGTCGTGCTCACGATCGTGCTGGTCGACCGGGCGGTCCAGCCGCTCTGGCCGTTCGTGGGGATGTTCACCGGGATCGCGGCGGTGTTCGTGATCGTCGGGCTGCTCGTTCGGACCCCGCTCACCGCGGACGGGGCCGAGATCCGCGATCACCTGGCGGGACTCCGGCAGTTCATCGAGTGGGCTGAGGCGGACCGCATCCGGATGCTGCAATCGCCGCGCGGCGCGGAACGAGTGCCTGTCGACACCGACGACCCGCGGGCGATGCTCGACCTGTACGAGCGGCTGCTCCCGTACGCCGTCGTGTTCGGGCAGGAGAAGCAGTGGGCCGGCAAGCTGGCTGTCCTCTACACCTCTGCGGGGCTAGCTGCGCCGGTCTGGTACGCGGGCGCTGCCGGGTTCGACGCGGCATCCTTCTCGTCCGGCATCGGATCGCTGTCGGCTGCGACGACCTCGTCGTCGTCCTCGGGCGGATCTTCCGGCGGCGGGAGCGCGGGCGGCGGCGGGGGCGGGGGAGGAGTCGGCGGGGTGTGATCTCGCGTCTCGGACGTCGCGCCGTCACCGGCACGTCATCTTCCGTTCGGGTTCGGAGGAGAGCATTCTCATGAACCGTGTTGTTGCTATGTCCTGACAAGGACTCTCCATGTCGGTAGTCTGCGACAACCCCCGCACCCAACGGAAGTGAGGCGCGCCCGTGAGCGTGAAGAGACAGACAAGACGAGCCGGTGCTCGAACCGGCGTCGCGATCGGTGGGCTCGGCATCCTTGTCGCCTGTGCCCTGACCGCCGGCCCGGCCTTCGCCGCCGACGGCTTCACCGAGGCCCAGCAGACGGCGACGTACGCGTCGGATGCGACGGCATCGACCGGTGACTCCGATGCTCCGAGTGCCGACAACTGGTCGGTGCAGATGATGGACGTGTTCGAGGGGCTGCGTACCGACCGCGGCACGGGCGGGAACGCCGCCGTCATGGACTACAACGACGAGCTGACGAGTGAGATCAACCTCACGGCGTCCGACGCGCAGGTGAAGCGGGCGATCGTCGACCAGTACGAGGACATGTCCGTCAGCATGGGCGACGGGTTCGGCAAGAAGCTCGGCGCGATCTACGCCGACGCCATCGCCGACGGGGAACTCCCGAAGACGACGTGGCTGCTGAACAAGGAGGGCGGCAAGCTCGGGTCGACCTCCTCCAGCAACCCGCCGAAGAACTTCTTCGACTACGACCGCCCCTACCTCCGGCTCGACACCACGAAGGACCTCGTCTACCGCGACAAGGAGGGTGGCGACGCGTGGGGATCCACGAGCGGCTCCTTCCCCTCCGGCCACACCTCGCAGGCGTACTGGCAGGGCACGGCGCTCGCCGAGATGCTCCCCGAGCTCGCGCCGCAGATCCTCGCGCGCACGGCGGAGGCCGGCAACAACCGCATCGTCATGGCGGCGCACTACCCGCTCGATGTCATCAGCGGTCGGATGATGGGGCAGAAGATCATCGCCCTCCGTCTCGCCGACCCCGAGATGCGCGGACTCGTGGACGAGGCCGCCGATGAACTGCGCGGCGTGCTCGAGCGCGGATGCGGCGACACCCTCGAGAACTGCATCGCGAAGGACACGCCCTACCTCCCGACCGACAAGGCCCTCGCGTACTACGAGGAGCACCTCGGGTACGGCTTCCCCGCCACCGGGCCGAAGGGCGCGAAGGTCGTGGTGCCCGCGGGAGCAGAAGAGCTCCTCGTCTCGAGCCACCCCGACCTGACGCCGGAGCAGCGCCGACAGGTCCTCGCGTTGACGGCTGCCGACTCGGGCAACCCCCTCGACGTGGGCGAGCAGGAGAGCTGGCAGCGGATGAACCTCGCCGCCGCGATGGCAGCGAAGGTCACCGTGAAGGACGACGGTTCGGTCGTCATCGGCACGCCGGGTGGCGAGCCCACTCCCGAGCCGACGCCCGCGCCGTCTCCGTCGCCGGACCCCGAGCCGACGCCGACGCCCGAGCCCACCGCCACTCCAGCGCCCTCGCCGACCCCGGAGCCCACCGCGACGCCCGCACCCGGCGAGCTGCCCTCGACCGGCGAGGCCCCCGGGGCTCCCGCCGCGAACGGCGACGATCTGCCGGCTGCGGCTGAAGGCAAGATCCAGGCATCCGTCCAGGGCGACCGGATCATCGTCTCGGGTCTCACCGCCGGGGAGCGCTTCTACGGCTTCATCTACTCGACGCCGACTGCGCTCGGACAGGTGACGGCGGATGCCGACGGTGCCGCGAGCTTTGCGCTGCCGAGCGACCTCGAGGCGGGATCGCACCGGGTCGCAGTCGTCGATGAATCCGGCGAGCTGGTCGGCTGGGCTGCCGTGACCGTGGGTCAGGCCGCTGCCGGCGACGACGAGTTGGCGTCGACCGGTGGTCAGGTCGCCCCGCTGTGGATCGCTGCCAGCGCGGGCACGGCGCTTCTCGCGCTCGGTGTGGTGCTGATCCTGCGTCGTCGACGGAGCTCGACCGTCTGACGGGTGATGCAGTAAGGGCCGGCTGGAGAGGCATCCAGCCGGCCCTTGTCCCTTTGCACCAAGAGTTGTCCTGCAATCACATGTCGGTAGCTGCCACAGCAAAACATCTACCTGGCAATGACTGTATAACGGCGAGATAACGGTGGCAAGGATTTCCTGTTATCAATTTGTGATGCGCCGCCTTGGTGCCCGCTCAGCGGGCCTCGGGCCCGGGTGGGGGTCCCGAATGGTGTCACCCTGCGTCACGATCGGACACACGCGGTCATGCTCGGACACACGCTGTCACATCGATTGACAGTGCGCCGCCGCTCGGCGGAGAGTTCCCGGGAACCCGTCCGATGCGCCGCCGAATGGCGCCGTCCTCACCCGGAGATCCCATGACCGAGCAGACATCCCCGCACGACCCGGCGTCGACGCACGAGCCGCTCAAGTTCGCCTACTGGGTGCCCAACGTCAGCGGCGGGCTGGTCGTCTCGAACATCGAGCAGCGGACGTCCTGGGACTACGACTACAACGTGAAGCTCGCCCAGACGGCCGAGCGCGTCGGCTTCGAGTACGCCCTGAGCCAGGTGCGCTACCTGTCGAGCTATGGCGCCGCGCAGCAGCACGAGTCCACCTCGATCAGCCTCGCCCTGCTCCTCGCGACCGAGAAGCTGAAGGTCATCGCCGCCGTCCACCCGGGCCTGTGGGAGCCGGCCGTGCTGGCCAAGTTCATCCTCACGGCCGACCAGTTCTCGAAGGGCCGCGCGGCCGTCAACGTCGTCTCGGGCTGGTTCAAGGACGAGTACACGAAGCTCGGCCTCCCGTGGCTCGAGCACGACGAGCGCTACCGCCGCTCCGCCGAGTTCATCGAGGTGCTGCGAAAGCTCTGGACCGAGGAGAACGTGCAGTTCCACGGCGACTTCTATCGGGTGAACGACTTCACGCTGCGCCCCGGGCCGTACCCGGTGCCCGGCCGCCCGCATCCCGAGATCTTCCAGGGCGGCAACTCGACGGCGGCACGGTTCAACGGCGGCGCCCACTCCGACTGGTACTTCTCCAACGGCAAGGACTTCGACGGATTCACCGAGCAGTACGACGACGTCACCCGGGTCGCCGCTGAGCACGGCCGAACCGTGCGGTTCGGTCTGAACGGGTTCGCGATCGTCCGCGACACCGAGGCGGAAGCGCGCGAGCAGCTGCGCGAGATCATCGCGCAGGCCGATCCGGCGTCCGTCGAAGGCTTCCGCAAGTCGGTGCAGCAGGCCGGGGCATCCACCGCGGACCGCAAGGGGATGTGGGCCGACTCCTCGTTCGAGGACCTCGTGCAGTACAACGACGGCTTCCGCACCCAGCTGTTCGGTCCGCCCGAGCAGGTCGCCGAGCGCATCATCGCCTACAAGAAGCGCGGGGTGGACCTGTTCCTGCTCGGCTTCCTGCACTTCCAGGAGGAGCTCGAGGCGTTCGGCGAGAAGGTCATCCCGATCGTTCGCGAGCTGGAGGCCGACCTCGCCCGCACCGGCGACCCGATCGGCGTCGCCCGCTGATCAGGGGCGGATGAGGACCTTCAGCGCCTCCCTCGAATCCATCAGGCGGTAGCCCTCGGCGATGTCGTCGAGGGGGAGCTCGCGGTCGAAGACCTTGCCCGGCTCGATGGTGCCGTCGAGCACCTGGGGGATGGCGCCCTCGAGGTAGGCGCGGACGGTGGCCGGCCCGCCGGTGAGGGTCGCGTTCTTGCCGAACAGCGAGGTGAACCCGACCGCGGCATCCTCGTACTGGGGGACGCCGACGCGCGAGATGACGCCGCCGGGGCGGACGATGCCGTAAGCCTGCTCGTAAGCCGGCATGTGGCCGACCGCCTCGAGGACGACATGGGCGCCCTCGCCGCCGGTGATCTCGAGCACCTTCGCGACGCCGTCCTCGCCGCGCTCGGCGACGACGTGTGTCGCCCCGAACTCGCGGCCGAGGTCGGTGCGGGCGGTGTGCCGGCCCATCAGGATGATGGTCTCGGCGCCGAGCTGGCGCGCAGCCAGCACGGCGGAGAGGCCCACCGCTCCGTCGCCGATCACCGCGACGGTCTTGCCCGCCTCGACACCGCCGCGGATAGCCGCGTGGTAGCCGGTGAGGTAGACGTCGGACAGGGTCAGCAGCGACGGCATGAGCGCCTCGTCGGTGCCGGCCGGAATGGCGACGGCGGTGCCGTCTGCGTACGGCACCCGCAGCTTCTCGGCTTGGGTGGCGGATGCGGCGCCGTCGAAGAAGCCCCCATGGATGCAGGAGGTCGTGATCCCGTCGCGGCAGAACGTGCAGGTGCCGTCGGACCAGGCGAAGGGGACGATGACGGTGTCGCCGACCCGGAGGGTCGTCACGTCCTCGCCGATCCGCTCCACCACGCCGACGGCCTCGTGCCCCATGCGGCGTCCCTCGGGGGTGTCCTCGATGTCGTGATACGGGTGCAGGTCGGAGCCGCAGACGCACGCGTAGGTGACGCGGATGATCGCGTCCGTGGGCGCTTCAAGGGTGGGCTCGGGTACGTCGATGACGCGGACGTCGCCCGCGGAGTACATGAGGGTTGCGCGCATGACTTCTGTTCCTTGTCTCAGTGGTCAGTCGATGATCTCGACGGTGACGGGTCCGCCCACGAGGAGCGCCAGTTGTTCTTCGGTGGCGTCGTAGGTGCCGATGTGGAGCGTGTCGTCGGAGTACTCGATCCCGGAGGCGTCGTAATAGAACCCGAGGTTCCCCCAGGGCGAGTAGTAGATGAGGTCGCCGTCCTCCGGGTCGGAGCCCGGTGATCCCTGCCAGGCGAGTTCGCGGGGCAGGGAGGCGATCTTCTCCCGGCTGTTCAGGTCCTCGAACGACAGCTCGGCCGGGAGGAGCGACAGGAGATCGCGCACCGCCGGGCTGTCCTCGCCGATCGTGACGTCGATCGTGGTGCGGTCGGACGAGAACCGGATGCGCGTCCCCACGATCTCCGCCGGAACGGATGCCGAGGCCGAGGGCGCGTCCGGGCGGGTCGCCGCGGGCTGCGGAGTGGGTTCGGCGGCGCAGCCGCCCAGCAGGGCCACGCCGAGCAGCCCGAAGCCGACAGCTGCCCTGCGGCGCGGCATCCGTCCGCGGGGGTCGCCGATCACGAGGCACTCCCGACCTGCGGGGAGCGGACCGCCGATGCGGTGCGTCCGCGGGCGAGGAACAGGAAGGAGGCGCCCGCGAGGAGGACGGAGACCGTTGTGACGATGCCGAGCGGCAGGATGCTGAGGGCACCGGCGACCCCGACCAGCGGAGCCGCGATCCCCCCGAACCCGAACCTCACCATCCCGAGGAGGGATGAGGCCGTGCCCGCCATCCGCGGATAGTCGGCGAGGGCGAGGGTCGTCGCCGGGGGAGACGAGATCGCGACCCCGCCCGCCAGGAGGAACAGCGACACGATGACGACCCACAGGGGAAGGGCGGTGAGGCCGGCGACGAGGAGTCCGATCGCGCCGACACCTGACGTCAGGACGCCGGCGGTCAGGGTGCCGGGAATGCTCCACCGCTCGGCGGAGCGCCCGGCGAGGTGTCCCAGGGTCATGAAGCCCGCCGAGTTCAGCCCGAAAGCGAGCGCGTATCCGAGCGGGGACAGCCCGTAGACGTCCTGCAGGACGAAGGTCGATCCGGCGAGGTAGGCGAACAGGGCGGCGTAGAGGAACCCCTGGTTCAGGACGGCCCCGACGAATGCCCGGTCCCGCAGGAGCGTCCGGAAGTCGGCGACGGTGTGCGCGAAGCCGCCGGCGGTCCGCTCCTCGGGTGCCAGCGTCTCGGGGAACATCCGCAGCGTGACGACCAGGATGGCCGCCCCGATCGCGGCGAGGAAGACGAACAGGCCGCGCCAGTCCGTGACCGCGTCGAGGAGTCCGCCGAGGAGGGGCCCGATGATCGCGGCGAGGCCGCCGACGACCGTCAGGCGCCCGTAGAACCGGATCAACGCGCCGCCCGTGTACACATCGCGGCCCGCGGCCTGTGAGATGACGATGCCGACCCCGCCGGCCAGCCCCTGCACGAACCGGGCCGCGATCAGCAGTTCGACCGTTGGGCTCAGCGCGCACACCGCCGACATCAGGATGTACGCGGCGATGCCGACGAGCAGGATGCCGCGGCGTCCGAACCGGTCCGACAGGGGGCCCGCGATCAGCTGGCCGGCGGCGAGCCCGATCAGGCAGGCGGTGACGGTGAGCTGAGCCACGGAGGTGACGGCGTCGAGCTCCGCCGTCAGCGCGGGGAGGGCCGGGAGGTAGAGGTCCATCGAGATCGGGCCGAACACGGTCAGCAGCAGGAGCAGGGTCGGCAGCGCCCTCCGGGAGCCGGTGCGTTGCGTGAGAGCGGATGCGGTCATGTCCTTCAGCGTCGTCGCGCTCGGGCGCGGGCGGGAGTCCCTGCCGGAAGGTGTACCGAGAGGGCATCCCTGATCCGGCTCGGCCGATCTAGCCTGTGGGCATGGACAATCGAGCTGAGGTCCGTGAGTTCCTCATGACGCGTCGGGCACGCGTGACGCCGGATGCGGCGGGGATCCCCGCGGGACCGGGCCGAAGGGTCGAGGGGCTCCGGCGCAGCGAGGTCGCGGCCCTCGCCGGCGTGAGCGTGGAGTACTACGCCAAGCTCGAACGAGGAGCGATCGCGGGCGCGTCCGGTGCGGTGCTGGAGTCCCTGTCCCGCGCCTTGCACCTCTCCGACGCCGAGCACGCGCACCTTCTCGACCTCGCACGCAACGCCGATGGGATTCCCGCCTCGGGGCGCCATCGTCGCCGCGCCTCGAAGTCGGGGCCGATCCGTCCGAGCCTCGAGTGGGCGCTGTCGTCGGTCACGGATGCGGTGGCCGTCGTGCGCGACCAGCGTCAGGACCTGATCGCGTTCAACGATCTCGGCCGAGCCTTCTACTCGCCTCTCATCGGTGACGGCGGACGCGTCCCGAACTTCGCACGCTTCCAGTTCCTCGATCCCGTCGCGCGGGACTTCTATCCGGACTGGGATCTGTTCGCGGACATGTGCGTCGCCGTCATCCGCGCCGAGGCCGGCCGCGACCCGCACGACAAGGGCATCCAGGATCTCGTCGGCGAGCTGTCAACCCGCAGCGACGAGTTCCGGAAGCTGTGGGCCGCCCACAACGTCCGTGCCCACGGTTCCGGAAAGAAGCGCTTCCGGCATCCCGCGGTCGGCGAACTCACCCTCGTGTACGAGGAGCTCGCCGTCACCGCCGAGCCCGGTCGTGTCCTGTTGATCTACAGCGCCGAGCCCGGCTCACCCTCGGCGGAGCGGTTGGGGCTGCTCGGGTCGTTGGCGGTGGACGATCGCTCCCGCGTCAGCCCGCCGGCGGGCTGACGCGGGCATCAGATCAGCTCCGGTACACCTGCACGACCGCCGGTCGAGGCGCGTTGGGGATGTCGCCCCGTCGCGTCGAGCCGTAGTCGGGGAACAGCGAGGTGGGAGCTGCGACGGTGCCGTTCTCGCCGGGATGCTGCACCGCGACGAACACCAGCTGTTCCCGCGCGTGGATCACGGGGCCGCACGTCTCGGCCTCGCGCGGGACGGCGAGGAACTGCTGCACGTGCCCGCGCTCCCGCCCGGTGAGGGGGACGCGGAACAGGCCGTCGTTGAAGCCGATCGTGCTGGGGGCGCCGTCGGTCGAGATCCAGAGGTTGCCGTCCTCGTCGAACGCGAGGTTGTCGGGGCAGGAGATCGGCGACACCTTGTCCTTCGGGTACCCGGCGAAGTAGGTGCTCGGGTCGGACGGGTTGCCGCACTGCAGCAGAATGCTCCACCCGAACGAGGTGCCCGTCTGGCCGCGGCGCTCGGTGATCTCGAGCACGTGGCCGAATCGGTTGCCCGTGCGGGGGTTCGCCTCATCCACCATCGAGGTCTTGCCCCGGTCGGAGTTGTTCGTCAGGGCGACGTAGATCTTGCCGGTCCGAAGGCTCGGCTGCACGTCCTCGGGGCGGTCCATCTTCGTCGCGCCCATCTTGTCGGCCGCGAGGCGCGTGTAGACGAGGACCTCATCGGTCGTCATGCCGGGTAC
This DNA window, taken from Microbacterium sp. MM2322, encodes the following:
- a CDS encoding prolyl oligopeptidase family serine peptidase, whose protein sequence is MSAHEIAPEPADPFLWLEEIDGSAARDWAAERTAETEAAFAGDTRTALETRLTGILQDPDRLVVPSRHGDLMYDLWRDAENPRGLWRRTSRASFAAGTPTWEVLLDIDALGREEGTAWAFAGAAHGPAGTGRALVRLSPDGGDAAVVREFDLDARRFVDDTPFTLDAEKTMIAWVDRDTLLVATPLHGGGVTDSGYPISARAWRRGEPLEDAPPIVTGVASDVGVFTHVDHTGGTATPMVVIAHDFFHSESWVWDGGEPRLLAVPQDANVDVHGELVTVRTTTPWQIGDTTHPSGTLLIGPLETVTEGDGSGLRVAFAPTDTAVLETWTWTRNRLVLTVLDRVQSRLVSLDPDSLVGVDIDLGLGDADLFSANVATADDDEDDELWVVARGFLTPPTLLVIEPGSDARVVDRSRATFDSSGLVAEQHWATSADGTRVPYFEVGPRERSGALPVLMNGYGGFEHALTPEYPTIVGPAWLEEGRVYVVANIRGGGEFGPQWHLAALRENRHRAYEDFAAVARDLVARGVSTPDRIACHGRSNGGLLVGNMLTQYPDDFGAIVCGVPLLDMRRYTRLSAGASWIAEYGDPDDPAEWEFVKTFSPYHLIEPGRRYPASLIYAAASDDRVGPVQARKMAARMADETDAEVHYLEPIEGGHSGAIDAASTAALHATIHAFLDRTVARAD
- a CDS encoding Hsp20/alpha crystallin family protein; protein product: MATYDPFRDIDRLASTLFDTRRGPRRMPMDLYRDGDHYVLNADLPGIDPGSVDIDVDGQLLTIRAERTLGSGEGVKWITRERETASFLRQLNLGQGIDTESITATYNNGVLTVTIPVSEKAKPRKVQVVADGSSPTITAGESEHPQPIDQ
- a CDS encoding MarR family transcriptional regulator, translated to MTDRRLAIAAWESLFRAQHEVMAEISRDFDDDDLSGAEYDVLLTVTRCAEHTARLRDVTANMLISQPSVSRLVDRMVARGLVSKCPDPQDGRGAILRATEKGASAFRRVATVHGRTIAERMSVLTDEELAQLEQLTARLRGV
- a CDS encoding DUF2207 domain-containing protein, with product MNSSLRRRARFIVVAILALAGVLAAPQAASADVEDFTFDSLEVDYTLTRAEDGTSRMRVVEEFVAVFPDSDQNRGIRRVIPDEYDGQPLRPSFESAVDADGEPWEVVETDDGEDGLVVTARSEDYVHGRQTFVLTYTLDNVTREFPDTGLELYWDVNGFDSQQPFGEVTARLHLDGAVADAAGDVACYAGRFGSDTACDAIDLTETSSGATVTARQSDVGPNESLTFAVGFDDGTFEPLDTSYVGTPLGWAHAAAGAGLLGTIGWALWLRRRHLADGPGRPTVIAEFDPPTGVDALQAAVLLEKTGKGIPAEVLEQAIVGSIRITEGEKPRWGSAKLVAELVDPSRADDNGRVLLTALFPDGQPGDRFEFGTSDTRLSTTAQKILKDAVTALRERGLRREVPAWVRVAPLLVVAALLAALVVLTIVLVDRAVQPLWPFVGMFTGIAAVFVIVGLLVRTPLTADGAEIRDHLAGLRQFIEWAEADRIRMLQSPRGAERVPVDTDDPRAMLDLYERLLPYAVVFGQEKQWAGKLAVLYTSAGLAAPVWYAGAAGFDAASFSSGIGSLSAATTSSSSSGGSSGGGSAGGGGGGGGVGGV
- a CDS encoding phosphatase PAP2 family protein, yielding MSVKRQTRRAGARTGVAIGGLGILVACALTAGPAFAADGFTEAQQTATYASDATASTGDSDAPSADNWSVQMMDVFEGLRTDRGTGGNAAVMDYNDELTSEINLTASDAQVKRAIVDQYEDMSVSMGDGFGKKLGAIYADAIADGELPKTTWLLNKEGGKLGSTSSSNPPKNFFDYDRPYLRLDTTKDLVYRDKEGGDAWGSTSGSFPSGHTSQAYWQGTALAEMLPELAPQILARTAEAGNNRIVMAAHYPLDVISGRMMGQKIIALRLADPEMRGLVDEAADELRGVLERGCGDTLENCIAKDTPYLPTDKALAYYEEHLGYGFPATGPKGAKVVVPAGAEELLVSSHPDLTPEQRRQVLALTAADSGNPLDVGEQESWQRMNLAAAMAAKVTVKDDGSVVIGTPGGEPTPEPTPAPSPSPDPEPTPTPEPTATPAPSPTPEPTATPAPGELPSTGEAPGAPAANGDDLPAAAEGKIQASVQGDRIIVSGLTAGERFYGFIYSTPTALGQVTADADGAASFALPSDLEAGSHRVAVVDESGELVGWAAVTVGQAAAGDDELASTGGQVAPLWIAASAGTALLALGVVLILRRRRSSTV
- the sfnG gene encoding dimethylsulfone monooxygenase SfnG, whose amino-acid sequence is MTEQTSPHDPASTHEPLKFAYWVPNVSGGLVVSNIEQRTSWDYDYNVKLAQTAERVGFEYALSQVRYLSSYGAAQQHESTSISLALLLATEKLKVIAAVHPGLWEPAVLAKFILTADQFSKGRAAVNVVSGWFKDEYTKLGLPWLEHDERYRRSAEFIEVLRKLWTEENVQFHGDFYRVNDFTLRPGPYPVPGRPHPEIFQGGNSTAARFNGGAHSDWYFSNGKDFDGFTEQYDDVTRVAAEHGRTVRFGLNGFAIVRDTEAEAREQLREIIAQADPASVEGFRKSVQQAGASTADRKGMWADSSFEDLVQYNDGFRTQLFGPPEQVAERIIAYKKRGVDLFLLGFLHFQEELEAFGEKVIPIVRELEADLARTGDPIGVAR
- a CDS encoding zinc-binding dehydrogenase — its product is MRATLMYSAGDVRVIDVPEPTLEAPTDAIIRVTYACVCGSDLHPYHDIEDTPEGRRMGHEAVGVVERIGEDVTTLRVGDTVIVPFAWSDGTCTFCRDGITTSCIHGGFFDGAASATQAEKLRVPYADGTAVAIPAGTDEALMPSLLTLSDVYLTGYHAAIRGGVEAGKTVAVIGDGAVGLSAVLAARQLGAETIILMGRHTARTDLGREFGATHVVAERGEDGVAKVLEITGGEGAHVVLEAVGHMPAYEQAYGIVRPGGVISRVGVPQYEDAAVGFTSLFGKNATLTGGPATVRAYLEGAIPQVLDGTIEPGKVFDRELPLDDIAEGYRLMDSREALKVLIRP
- a CDS encoding cyclophilin-like fold protein: MIGDPRGRMPRRRAAVGFGLLGVALLGGCAAEPTPQPAATRPDAPSASASVPAEIVGTRIRFSSDRTTIDVTIGEDSPAVRDLLSLLPAELSFEDLNSREKIASLPRELAWQGSPGSDPEDGDLIYYSPWGNLGFYYDASGIEYSDDTLHIGTYDATEEQLALLVGGPVTVEIID